From the genome of Gaiellales bacterium:
TCCTACGGCCGACCTCGAGCGCGCGACCGCCGAGCATCCACAGATGGCGCTGAACCTCCTGCGCTCGCTCTCCGAGCGGCTGCGCTCGACGGAGGACCAGCTCGAGAGCCTCGCGTTCCGCGGCGTGCCGGCCCGGCTCGCCGCCCAGCTGCTCCAGCTGATGGATCGTTACGGCCGCGTCACCCGCACCGGCATCCGCATCGACGAGCGCTTCACCCACGTCCAGCTGGCGGAGATGATCGGCACCAGCCGCGAGACGCTCACCAAGGTCATGAACGAGCTTCGCGAGGGTGGTCTGATCGACGTGCGCGACCGTCTGATCTGGGTGCTCGACCCTGACGGGCTCGAGCGGCTCAGAGGCAGCGGCTAGCTCCCCGCATCAGGCCCGACGTCTACACTATCGGCGGGAGATTCTCGCCATAGAAGGGGACGAAGGCCTGTGAACGAGACCGGAACCATGCGAGTGAAGAGCGGGCTCGCCGAGATGCTCAAGGGCGGCGTGATCATGGACGTCACCACCGCTGAACAGGCCCGCATCGCCGAGGACGCCGGCGCGTGCGCCGTCATGGCGCTCGAGCGCGTCCCCGCCGATATCCGCCGCGACGGCGGCGTCGCCCGGATGGCCGATCCCGCCAAGGTCCGCGAGATCCAGGATGCGGTGAAGATCCCCGTCATGGCCAAGGCCCGCATCGGCCACTTCGCCGAGGCGCAGGTGCTCGAGGCGCTCGAGGTGGACTACATCGACGAGTCCGAGGTGCTGACGCCGGCCGACGAGGCCAACCACATCAACAAGTGGAAGTTCACGATCCCGTTCGTGTGCGGCGCCACCAACCTCGGCGAGGCGCTGCGGCGCATCAGCGAAGGCGCGGCGATGATCCGCTCGAAGGGCGAGGCCGGCACCGGCAACGTGGTCGAGGCGGTCCGGCACATGCGCGCGATCCTGGGCGAGATCAAGCGGCTCCAGA
Proteins encoded in this window:
- a CDS encoding Crp/Fnr family transcriptional regulator, which translates into the protein MSQTADHMFDSEILEGLSERVLADLGGRFGAARFGKGELIYSPFDRADAMYIVQSGRVRLYRSAHDGRQLTLAMLDEGEVFGRVSPEGEALHDAYAEAMTDAVVRVLPTADLERATAEHPQMALNLLRSLSERLRSTEDQLESLAFRGVPARLAAQLLQLMDRYGRVTRTGIRIDERFTHVQLAEMIGTSRETLTKVMNELREGGLIDVRDRLIWVLDPDGLERLRGSG
- the pdxS gene encoding pyridoxal 5'-phosphate synthase lyase subunit PdxS; this translates as MRVKSGLAEMLKGGVIMDVTTAEQARIAEDAGACAVMALERVPADIRRDGGVARMADPAKVREIQDAVKIPVMAKARIGHFAEAQVLEALEVDYIDESEVLTPADEANHINKWKFTIPFVCGATNLGEALRRISEGAAMIRSKGEAGTGNVVEAVRHMRAILGEIKRLQTMDADELYSVAKEHRAPYELVEYCAAHGRLPVVTFTAGGIATPADAALMMQLGADGLFVGSGIFKSSDPAAMASAIVRATTQFADASIVAEVSFGLGDAMHGTEISELGEQGLLQTRGW